The Synechococcus sp. MU1643 genome contains a region encoding:
- a CDS encoding DUF2318 domain-containing protein, giving the protein MAFTVCQNCGSRRFRSDRSMGGRLVCQDCGTPAGSRAIRATPRSSRRNNGKLWLVILLIAVIVLVVVTS; this is encoded by the coding sequence TTGGCCTTCACCGTCTGCCAGAACTGCGGAAGCCGACGGTTTCGTTCAGACCGATCGATGGGCGGTCGGCTGGTCTGTCAAGACTGCGGCACTCCAGCTGGAAGCCGAGCTATCCGTGCAACGCCCCGGAGCAGCCGACGAAACAACGGAAAGCTCTGGTTGGTGATCCTGCTGATCGCGGTGATCGTGCTGGTGGTGGTCACCTCGTGA
- a CDS encoding peroxiredoxin-like family protein produces the protein MIPLDPLLQRLAGIAGMESGCKRLVVVLGQLGDFDSIEYAQALVPRLPQLAAVGVKVQLFGIGNAGSAERFAAFTSFPLQQLIADPSPLLHQSLGLEAGLKLPGGPWPGFLLMCAGVGSPGTLREVLRGYTGDRSAAQIFDDDEWVEAFPIPRFQGALFRRAGGAGFQRPFELATKRLRNMNEVLQNWSTYVPCDDYITQRGATVLLDGDDSVIYCHRDQSLLGYSATMERPLAFLDEVLAEG, from the coding sequence ATGATTCCCTTAGACCCACTGCTGCAACGGCTGGCCGGAATTGCCGGCATGGAGAGCGGCTGCAAGCGCCTTGTTGTTGTTCTGGGCCAACTTGGTGATTTCGATTCAATCGAATACGCCCAGGCGCTGGTGCCAAGGCTTCCCCAGTTGGCGGCGGTTGGGGTCAAGGTTCAGCTGTTCGGAATCGGCAACGCCGGCAGTGCAGAGCGCTTCGCGGCCTTTACCAGTTTTCCTCTGCAGCAGCTGATCGCTGATCCATCACCGCTGTTGCATCAGTCCCTGGGGTTGGAGGCCGGCTTGAAGCTCCCCGGTGGGCCATGGCCTGGCTTTTTGCTGATGTGCGCCGGCGTCGGTTCGCCCGGCACCTTGCGCGAGGTGCTGCGCGGCTACACCGGAGATCGCTCGGCTGCCCAGATTTTTGACGACGATGAGTGGGTTGAAGCATTTCCCATACCGCGCTTCCAGGGTGCTCTGTTTCGCCGGGCTGGTGGCGCGGGGTTTCAGCGACCGTTTGAGCTCGCCACCAAGCGTCTGCGCAACATGAACGAAGTGCTTCAGAACTGGAGCACCTATGTGCCCTGTGACGACTACATCACCCAGCGCGGTGCCACCGTTCTCCTCGATGGGGATGACAGCGTGATCTACTGCCACCGCGATCAAAGCCTGCTCGGCTACTCAGCCACCATGGAGCGCCCCCTGGCATTTCTCGATGAGGTTCTGGCTGAGGGCTGA
- a CDS encoding cAMP phosphodiesterase, whose amino-acid sequence MEVNTYGVMSISTFCEARAQKIDFSKSLAVALAGQLHVIYGKHGGLLSGSKEPLPEKRFLNNAGFMIVGGALKFCPKSVPAAEKARFEKAAASLKPGKK is encoded by the coding sequence ATGGAGGTCAACACCTACGGAGTGATGTCGATTTCCACCTTTTGTGAGGCAAGGGCTCAAAAGATTGATTTCAGCAAATCTTTGGCAGTGGCTCTCGCCGGTCAGTTGCATGTGATTTATGGCAAGCACGGTGGTTTACTTTCCGGCAGCAAAGAGCCCTTGCCCGAGAAGCGATTTCTCAACAATGCAGGATTCATGATTGTGGGAGGAGCGCTGAAGTTCTGCCCTAAATCAGTCCCCGCAGCAGAAAAAGCTCGTTTTGAAAAAGCTGCTGCCTCGTTGAAGCCCGGCAAAAAATAA
- the pepN gene encoding aminopeptidase N has translation MSAAASIRLVDYTPWAFELPAIALDVNIQSDHVVVISRLSLDPGRSGEPLVLFGVDLAIESLAIDQTPLQPEDYSFTDGRLTIPDVPGQPFVLETCCRLDPYSNSSLEGLYASGGLLSTQCEAEGFRRISLHPDRPDVLSRWQVRIEASRSSCPVLLSNGNAVQEESVGADRHAITWDDPFPKPSYLFALVAGDLREIRDQYTTASGRQVTLRLHVEEGDEPFTAHAMASLKRSMQWDESVYNLEYDLDEYNIVAVRHFNMGAMENKSLNIFNSKLVLADAATATDAELERIESVIAHEYFHNWSGNRITCRDWFQLSLKEGLTVFRDQCFTADLHSEAVKRIEDVAMLRNTQFHEDAGPTAHPVKPAEYQAIDNFYTTTIYEKGAELIRMLRTLLGPERFMKGMEVYVQRFDGTAATTEDFVQAIADGATSQGEPLGFDLERFKRWYHQAGTPELSIERQWNPESGQLTVNLHQATPPTPGQADKQPLVLPVAMALVGEQGRVGDEQLLVMEAERASITLQGQPGDTPPALSVLRRFSAPVHVRLEQPLEECLQLLASDDDSFCRWDAAQRLARQVLLARAENQPKPAVEAALIQALDQRICAYDGGDGMGLVALLALPGMAELEALQSPVDPLALDQAFRAWTQEIGVQLQSSLRRLLELARADWTLAWPAGQGGRALTALAWRWLAAAGDATVQAEALAAVSGPSMTLARGALRALLPQESAEREKAMALFYERWQDKPVILDAWFAMEASAPRSNALERVQQLLDHPRFDPLAPNSLRAVLGGFTANVRAFHAVDGSGYRFMAEQIAAVDSRNPITASRMAKVFSRCASYGPERQSVMRQAIDQLAANSLSANTAEVVQLLTR, from the coding sequence ATGTCTGCTGCTGCTTCGATTCGTCTGGTGGATTACACGCCATGGGCGTTTGAGCTCCCCGCCATCGCCCTGGACGTGAACATCCAGAGCGACCATGTCGTTGTGATATCCAGGCTCAGCCTTGACCCGGGCCGGTCCGGAGAGCCCCTTGTGCTGTTCGGTGTTGATCTGGCCATCGAATCCCTGGCGATCGATCAGACGCCTTTGCAGCCTGAGGATTACAGCTTCACCGACGGACGTCTCACCATTCCCGACGTGCCGGGCCAGCCGTTTGTTCTGGAGACCTGTTGCCGTCTGGACCCCTACTCCAACAGTTCGCTCGAAGGCTTATATGCCAGTGGTGGTCTGCTGAGCACCCAGTGCGAGGCCGAGGGATTCCGGCGCATCAGCCTGCACCCCGATCGCCCGGATGTGCTGAGCCGATGGCAAGTGCGGATTGAGGCCAGTCGCAGCAGCTGCCCTGTGCTGCTGAGCAATGGCAATGCGGTTCAGGAGGAATCCGTAGGCGCTGATCGTCATGCGATTACTTGGGATGACCCCTTCCCCAAGCCCTCCTATTTGTTCGCCCTGGTGGCCGGAGACCTCAGAGAGATTCGTGATCAGTACACAACGGCGTCGGGCCGGCAGGTCACCCTGCGATTGCATGTGGAGGAGGGGGATGAACCCTTCACGGCCCACGCCATGGCCTCGTTAAAGCGATCCATGCAATGGGACGAATCGGTTTACAACCTTGAATACGACCTTGATGAATACAACATCGTTGCCGTCCGTCACTTCAATATGGGCGCGATGGAGAACAAGAGTCTGAATATTTTCAACTCAAAGCTTGTTCTGGCTGATGCGGCAACAGCCACCGATGCTGAACTTGAACGCATCGAAAGTGTGATCGCCCATGAATACTTTCACAACTGGAGCGGAAATCGCATTACCTGCCGGGATTGGTTCCAGCTGTCGCTTAAAGAAGGCTTGACGGTGTTCCGTGATCAATGCTTCACCGCAGATTTACATTCGGAAGCGGTAAAGCGCATTGAGGATGTTGCGATGTTGCGCAACACCCAATTTCATGAGGACGCTGGCCCCACGGCGCACCCTGTGAAGCCAGCGGAATACCAGGCGATCGATAACTTCTATACAACAACCATCTATGAAAAAGGTGCGGAATTGATCCGCATGCTGCGCACCCTGCTTGGACCGGAGCGGTTCATGAAGGGAATGGAGGTTTACGTGCAACGTTTCGATGGCACGGCCGCCACGACGGAAGACTTTGTTCAGGCGATCGCTGATGGTGCCACCAGTCAGGGCGAGCCCCTTGGCTTTGATCTGGAACGTTTCAAGCGCTGGTATCACCAGGCAGGAACTCCGGAACTCAGCATTGAACGTCAGTGGAACCCTGAATCGGGTCAGCTGACGGTCAACTTGCACCAGGCGACCCCTCCGACGCCGGGACAAGCGGACAAACAGCCCCTGGTGCTGCCGGTTGCCATGGCCCTGGTGGGTGAGCAAGGCCGTGTTGGTGACGAGCAGCTGCTGGTGATGGAGGCTGAGCGCGCCAGCATCACCCTGCAGGGCCAGCCGGGCGACACCCCTCCTGCCCTTTCGGTGCTCCGCCGCTTCTCGGCGCCGGTGCACGTGCGTCTCGAGCAGCCGCTGGAGGAGTGCCTGCAGCTGTTGGCTTCCGACGATGACTCCTTCTGTCGCTGGGATGCGGCCCAGCGCCTGGCACGCCAGGTGCTTTTGGCGCGGGCTGAAAACCAGCCGAAGCCTGCGGTGGAGGCGGCACTGATTCAGGCTCTCGATCAGCGGATCTGCGCCTACGACGGTGGTGATGGCATGGGCCTGGTAGCGCTGCTGGCGCTGCCGGGAATGGCGGAACTGGAGGCGTTGCAATCTCCGGTGGATCCGTTGGCGCTGGATCAAGCCTTCCGGGCGTGGACCCAGGAGATTGGCGTTCAATTGCAGTCGTCCCTGCGTCGACTTCTAGAGCTGGCCCGGGCTGACTGGACCCTGGCTTGGCCGGCTGGCCAGGGCGGTCGTGCCCTGACGGCTTTGGCCTGGCGCTGGCTTGCTGCGGCGGGCGATGCCACGGTGCAAGCCGAAGCCTTGGCGGCGGTTTCCGGACCCTCGATGACCTTGGCGCGGGGAGCCCTGCGGGCCTTGTTGCCGCAGGAGAGCGCAGAGCGTGAGAAGGCAATGGCTCTGTTTTACGAGCGTTGGCAAGACAAGCCCGTGATCCTGGATGCCTGGTTTGCGATGGAGGCATCAGCCCCCAGATCCAACGCATTGGAGCGGGTTCAACAGCTGTTGGACCACCCGCGCTTCGATCCCCTGGCGCCCAATTCCCTTCGCGCTGTTCTCGGTGGATTCACCGCCAATGTTCGGGCATTTCATGCCGTCGATGGCAGTGGTTACCGGTTCATGGCGGAGCAAATTGCAGCGGTCGATTCCCGCAATCCGATCACCGCGTCACGGATGGCCAAGGTGTTCAGCCGCTGCGCCAGTTACGGCCCCGAGCGGCAATCGGTCATGCGTCAGGCCATCGACCAGTTGGCCGCCAATTCCTTGTCGGCGAATACGGCCGAAGTCGTGCAGCTGCTCACGAGGTGA
- a CDS encoding SRPBCC family protein — translation MFGPGLQTSADPGTAIEQTMERLPQGTRRLAAELKSPLPVQLLWDVLTDYENLSRFIPNLSSSELIQRQGQTVRLQQVGSQQLLGLRFSAQVQLELIEFRQDGLLQFRMVKGDFRRFEGSWQIRQRPDGCSLLYELTVQGCLGMPIGLIEERLRDDLSSNLNAVVQEAHRRKTEYRNSVAL, via the coding sequence ATGTTTGGACCAGGGCTGCAAACCTCCGCAGATCCAGGGACTGCGATCGAGCAGACCATGGAGCGGCTGCCTCAGGGGACGCGGCGTTTGGCAGCTGAACTCAAATCTCCCCTGCCCGTTCAACTGCTCTGGGATGTGCTGACGGATTACGAGAATCTGTCCCGGTTCATCCCCAACCTCAGTAGCAGCGAGCTGATCCAACGCCAGGGTCAGACGGTGCGGCTTCAACAGGTGGGTAGTCAGCAGCTTCTTGGGCTTCGGTTCTCAGCCCAGGTTCAGTTGGAGCTGATCGAATTCCGCCAGGACGGACTGCTGCAATTCCGCATGGTGAAAGGTGATTTCCGACGCTTTGAAGGCTCGTGGCAGATCCGTCAACGTCCCGACGGCTGCTCACTGCTTTATGAGCTGACGGTTCAAGGGTGCCTGGGAATGCCGATCGGTCTGATCGAGGAGCGGCTGCGGGACGATCTCTCCAGCAACCTCAACGCCGTGGTGCAGGAAGCACATCGCAGAAAAACTGAATATAGAAATTCAGTTGCGCTTTGA
- a CDS encoding NAD(P)/FAD-dependent oxidoreductase: MIRSDVDVLVIGSGIGGLCAAGLCARAGREVLVLEAHHQPGGAAHGFQRQGYHFESGPSLWSGLGRWPSSNPLAQVLRALGQTLEVIPYRTWDVLLPEGDLRIAVGHDDFEAVVRSLRGPEVAAEWRRFVEALQPIAAAADALPLLALRPGVDGMAQLLKRGGRLLPHLAAMRHLSGSFGPLVDRHLSDPFLRHWVDLLSFLISGMPMGDTNAAAMATLFGQWFEPEAHLDYPVGGSAAVVDALVRGLEAHGGSLQTGTAVQQLRVEGDRVVGVTLADGTQIAAKQVICNADIWSTLGLLPESVAPKWQRQREATPACNGFLHLHLGFDATGLEDLPIHTVWVDDWERGIDAERNAVVLSIPSVLAPSMAPAGRHVLHAYTPASEPWELWADLERDSAAYQQRKQERCAVFWRVLERRIPDIRDRCELIMEGTPLTHSHFLNVHQGSYGPALSAAEGLFPGVTTPLANFWLCGASTFPGIGIPPVAASGAMAAHAVLGPEKQNTLLRELGL; this comes from the coding sequence ATGATCAGAAGCGACGTCGACGTTCTGGTGATCGGCAGCGGCATCGGTGGACTCTGTGCCGCAGGTTTGTGTGCCCGCGCCGGCCGTGAGGTGCTGGTGCTGGAAGCCCATCACCAACCCGGTGGGGCGGCCCATGGCTTTCAACGCCAGGGTTATCACTTTGAATCCGGTCCATCCCTCTGGAGTGGCCTGGGGCGTTGGCCCAGCAGCAATCCCCTGGCCCAGGTGCTGCGCGCGCTGGGTCAAACCCTGGAGGTGATTCCCTATCGCACATGGGATGTGCTGTTGCCGGAAGGGGATCTGCGCATCGCCGTTGGGCATGACGACTTTGAGGCTGTGGTGCGCAGCCTGCGCGGCCCCGAGGTGGCCGCCGAATGGCGGCGTTTTGTAGAGGCGCTACAGCCAATTGCCGCCGCTGCTGATGCTTTGCCTTTGCTGGCCCTGCGGCCTGGGGTGGATGGCATGGCACAACTGCTGAAGCGCGGCGGACGCCTCTTGCCGCACCTCGCGGCGATGCGTCACCTCTCCGGTTCCTTTGGTCCCCTGGTGGATCGTCACCTCAGCGATCCCTTCCTTCGCCATTGGGTGGATTTGCTCTCCTTCCTGATCAGCGGCATGCCGATGGGAGACACCAACGCTGCAGCCATGGCCACGCTGTTCGGCCAGTGGTTTGAACCGGAAGCCCATCTCGACTACCCCGTTGGCGGCAGTGCTGCGGTGGTTGATGCCTTGGTGCGTGGCCTAGAGGCCCACGGCGGCAGTCTGCAGACGGGCACGGCGGTGCAACAGCTGCGGGTGGAGGGGGATCGTGTTGTGGGTGTGACCTTGGCCGATGGAACGCAGATTGCGGCGAAGCAGGTGATCTGCAATGCCGACATCTGGTCCACCCTTGGTCTGCTGCCGGAGTCCGTTGCGCCGAAGTGGCAGCGTCAGCGCGAGGCCACGCCGGCCTGCAACGGCTTCCTGCATCTGCATCTGGGCTTTGATGCCACGGGGCTGGAGGATTTGCCGATCCACACCGTCTGGGTCGACGACTGGGAGCGTGGGATCGATGCTGAGCGCAATGCTGTGGTGTTGTCGATTCCGTCGGTGTTGGCCCCCTCGATGGCTCCGGCCGGTCGCCATGTGCTGCATGCCTACACCCCGGCCAGCGAACCCTGGGAGTTATGGGCTGACCTGGAGCGCGACAGTGCGGCATATCAGCAGAGAAAACAGGAGCGATGCGCTGTGTTCTGGCGGGTGCTTGAACGCCGTATTCCCGACATCCGCGACCGCTGCGAGCTGATCATGGAGGGAACGCCGCTGACCCACAGCCATTTCCTCAATGTTCATCAAGGAAGTTACGGCCCTGCCCTTTCAGCGGCTGAAGGTCTCTTCCCTGGTGTGACCACGCCCCTCGCCAATTTCTGGCTTTGTGGTGCCAGCACCTTCCCCGGTATTGGCATACCCCCCGTGGCGGCGAGCGGTGCGATGGCGGCCCATGCCGTCCTCGGTCCGGAGAAGCAAAATACTTTGCTGCGGGAGCTAGGGCTATGA
- a CDS encoding FAD-binding oxidoreductase: MRVSNAATEHCNEALFTVVASGPHVGSQPSVVQTYTVGMNQFSALFKRLGASGAKILSVNGVEVERQASPVATTPAPAKKTAKKPAKKAVTSSAPKKKPHADVPVNTYKPKTPFMGTVTENYSLLQDGAIGRVQHITFDLAGGEPQLKYIEGQSIGIIPEGEDANGKPHKLRLYSIASTRHGDNLEGNTVSLCVRQLEYKNEAGEQIYGVCSTYLCDIEPGTKVKITGPVGKEMLLPDDEEANIIMLATGTGIAPMRTYLRRMFEPREQETNGWKFRGKAWLFMGAPKTANLLYDEDFLHYEKEYPDNFRYTKAISREQQNTKGGRMYIQDRVLEHAEEIFAMIEDPKTHVYMCGLRGMEPGIDEAMTAAAAAKGLDWSELRPQLKKADRWHVETY, encoded by the coding sequence ATGCGTGTGTCCAATGCAGCGACAGAGCACTGCAATGAGGCTCTGTTCACTGTCGTGGCAAGTGGTCCCCATGTCGGCTCACAACCGTCTGTGGTTCAGACCTACACCGTTGGGATGAACCAGTTTTCCGCACTTTTCAAACGATTGGGTGCCTCTGGCGCCAAAATCTTGTCTGTGAATGGTGTGGAAGTAGAGCGACAAGCCTCTCCCGTTGCCACCACCCCGGCACCTGCCAAAAAAACCGCCAAAAAACCCGCCAAGAAAGCCGTGACGTCAAGCGCCCCGAAGAAAAAGCCCCACGCCGACGTTCCGGTCAACACCTACAAGCCCAAAACCCCTTTCATGGGGACGGTCACCGAGAACTATTCCCTGCTTCAGGACGGTGCGATCGGTCGTGTTCAGCACATCACGTTTGACCTCGCCGGTGGTGAGCCCCAGCTGAAGTACATCGAAGGGCAGAGCATCGGCATCATTCCCGAGGGGGAAGACGCCAACGGCAAACCCCACAAATTGCGCCTGTATTCCATCGCCAGCACCCGCCACGGCGACAACCTGGAAGGCAACACTGTCTCCCTCTGTGTTCGTCAGCTCGAATACAAAAACGAGGCTGGTGAACAGATCTATGGCGTCTGCTCCACCTATCTCTGCGACATCGAACCAGGAACCAAGGTGAAGATCACCGGTCCGGTGGGCAAGGAGATGCTTCTTCCTGACGATGAGGAAGCCAACATCATCATGCTGGCGACCGGCACCGGCATCGCTCCGATGCGCACCTACCTGCGCCGCATGTTCGAACCCCGCGAACAGGAGACCAACGGCTGGAAATTCCGCGGCAAAGCCTGGCTGTTCATGGGCGCACCCAAAACCGCCAATCTTCTGTACGACGAGGACTTCCTCCACTACGAAAAGGAGTATCCCGACAACTTCCGCTACACCAAGGCGATCAGCAGGGAACAGCAGAACACCAAGGGAGGCCGGATGTACATCCAGGACCGCGTTCTGGAGCACGCCGAAGAGATCTTCGCAATGATCGAAGATCCCAAGACCCACGTGTACATGTGCGGTTTACGCGGCATGGAGCCGGGCATCGATGAGGCCATGACCGCCGCCGCGGCAGCCAAGGGTCTGGACTGGTCCGAACTGCGCCCTCAGCTCAAGAAGGCCGACCGCTGGCACGTCGAGACCTACTGA
- a CDS encoding rhomboid family intramembrane serine protease: MRARLLLPLLILALAWGQELIDQLIFAGQWNLPMGPDQPWWGVITAPFSHAGLGHLISNSLAFLPLSWLVLSRGMRDYLSVWLSVLLINIPVALFWPARSHGLSGVVYGLLGYLLLIGWLERRILSMVLGLVAFWLYGSALIALIPGVSPAGVSWIGHSSGFIGGLVAALAVYREPSAS; the protein is encoded by the coding sequence ATGCGCGCTCGACTGCTGCTTCCCCTGCTGATCCTGGCCTTGGCCTGGGGGCAGGAACTGATCGACCAACTGATCTTTGCGGGGCAGTGGAACCTGCCGATGGGCCCGGATCAACCGTGGTGGGGGGTCATCACAGCGCCGTTCAGCCATGCCGGCCTTGGGCATCTGATCTCCAACAGCCTGGCGTTTCTGCCCCTGAGCTGGCTGGTGCTCAGCCGGGGGATGCGCGATTACCTGAGCGTCTGGCTGTCAGTGTTGCTGATCAACATTCCCGTCGCCCTGTTCTGGCCGGCCCGCAGCCATGGACTCTCGGGGGTGGTTTACGGACTGCTGGGCTACCTGCTGCTGATCGGCTGGCTGGAACGTCGCATTTTGTCGATGGTCCTTGGCCTGGTGGCGTTCTGGCTCTACGGCTCAGCCCTGATCGCCTTGATCCCCGGTGTCTCACCCGCCGGCGTCAGCTGGATTGGCCACAGCTCAGGCTTCATCGGCGGATTGGTAGCGGCTCTTGCGGTGTATCGCGAGCCTTCCGCCAGTTGA
- a CDS encoding histidine kinase has product MVKDAPKTRQTLTLLLVAARHHLSGQDLRSLVQFLEREDLGFEVTLQVADPAQQPELLELHRLVVTPALIKLSPNPKQVFAGSNILQQLKGWVPRWKQDGVVSGLGLSLRPTELDGSRTQKELQLEDQLLVLRQENETLIDRVSAQERLLRMVAHELRTPLTAAALALQSQKLGQIDMDRFQDVITRRLQEMEALSKDLLEVGTTRWETLFNPQRLDLASVSAEVILELEKFWLGRNVEIKTDIPADLPKVFADQRRMRQVMLNLLENALKYTNDGGHISLTMLHRTSQRVEVSVCDSGPGIPETEQQRIFLDRVRLPQTSDQTTGYGVGLSVCRRIVEVHGGKIWVVSDPGEGACFTFTVPIWQGQGVEWGQAVLTEGPTKP; this is encoded by the coding sequence GTGGTCAAGGACGCTCCCAAGACACGGCAAACGCTGACGCTATTGCTGGTGGCTGCTCGACATCACCTGTCGGGTCAGGACCTCCGTTCCTTGGTGCAGTTCCTGGAACGGGAGGACCTGGGCTTCGAAGTCACCCTGCAGGTTGCCGATCCCGCACAACAACCCGAACTGCTTGAACTGCATCGCCTCGTGGTGACGCCAGCGCTGATCAAACTCTCGCCGAACCCCAAGCAGGTTTTTGCCGGAAGCAACATTCTTCAGCAACTCAAAGGATGGGTGCCCCGCTGGAAACAGGATGGGGTGGTGAGCGGCCTTGGCCTCAGCCTCAGGCCGACCGAACTGGATGGCAGTCGAACCCAAAAAGAACTCCAGCTGGAGGATCAGCTGCTGGTGTTGCGGCAGGAGAATGAAACGCTGATCGATCGCGTCAGCGCTCAGGAACGACTGTTGCGCATGGTGGCCCATGAACTGCGCACACCACTCACGGCAGCGGCGTTGGCCCTGCAAAGCCAGAAGCTGGGCCAGATCGATATGGATCGCTTTCAAGATGTGATCACCCGTCGACTTCAAGAGATGGAGGCGCTGTCAAAAGATTTGCTGGAAGTGGGCACCACCCGATGGGAAACCCTGTTCAACCCACAGCGGCTTGACCTGGCCAGCGTTTCAGCCGAAGTGATCCTCGAGCTTGAAAAATTTTGGCTGGGCCGCAACGTTGAGATCAAAACCGATATTCCGGCTGACCTGCCCAAGGTCTTTGCCGATCAGCGGCGCATGCGTCAGGTGATGCTGAATCTTCTGGAAAACGCCCTGAAATACACCAACGATGGTGGGCACATTTCGCTCACGATGCTGCATCGCACCAGCCAGCGGGTTGAGGTGAGCGTTTGTGACAGTGGACCGGGCATTCCGGAGACGGAACAGCAGCGAATTTTTCTGGATCGGGTGCGGCTGCCGCAAACCTCCGACCAAACCACCGGCTACGGCGTGGGGCTGTCGGTCTGTCGCCGCATCGTCGAAGTGCACGGCGGCAAGATCTGGGTGGTTTCGGACCCTGGCGAGGGTGCCTGCTTCACCTTCACAGTGCCGATCTGGCAAGGACAAGGTGTCGAATGGGGTCAAGCTGTCTTGACGGAGGGTCCGACCAAGCCCTAG
- the zwf gene encoding glucose-6-phosphate dehydrogenase, with protein MVATMTNPLRVGLRQERVIAPQCLVIFGASGDLTHRKLVPALFELFKQRRLPSEFALLGCARRPWSDEDFRGKMAEALASTIQDDPQAWEQFVGKLFYEPVDLQQPEDVVRLGTRLETIDQQCATRGNRTFYLSVSPKFYGSGCRSLADAGLLKDPKRSRVVIEKPFGRDYGSAQALNQVVQACGQENQVFRIDHYLGKETVQNIMVLRFANTIFEPIWNRNYISSVQITAAETVGVEERAGYYESAGALRDMVQNHLTQMLAITAMEPPGRFDPEAIRNEKAKVLQAARLADELEPWNCCIRGQYGPGGSAESPLAGYRHEPGVNPNSTTETYVAMKLFIDNWRWQGVPFYVRTGKRLAKRTSEVVLTFREAPVHLFDAATGGPTANQLILRIQPDEGAEFRFEVKSPGSGMRSRPIDMEFSYDESFGEPSDEGYVRLLADAMLSDPTLFTRSDEVEAAWRLYTPLLELIEDSPWQLPVHPYESRTWGPAAADALLAKDGLLWRRP; from the coding sequence ATGGTTGCCACGATGACGAACCCCCTCAGGGTTGGACTGCGTCAGGAGCGTGTGATCGCGCCGCAGTGTCTGGTGATCTTCGGCGCCAGCGGTGATCTAACCCACCGCAAGCTGGTGCCAGCCCTGTTTGAGCTGTTCAAGCAACGGCGTCTGCCCAGTGAGTTCGCCCTTCTGGGCTGTGCGCGACGGCCGTGGAGTGACGAAGACTTCCGCGGAAAGATGGCGGAGGCACTCGCCAGCACGATTCAGGACGATCCCCAGGCCTGGGAGCAGTTCGTCGGGAAACTCTTCTACGAGCCGGTCGACCTTCAACAACCTGAGGATGTGGTGCGGCTGGGCACACGGCTGGAAACAATCGATCAACAGTGCGCCACCCGCGGCAACCGCACCTTCTATCTCTCCGTCTCCCCCAAGTTCTACGGCAGCGGCTGCCGTTCACTCGCCGACGCTGGCCTGTTGAAGGACCCAAAACGCAGCCGGGTGGTGATCGAAAAGCCGTTCGGTCGCGACTACGGCAGTGCCCAGGCCCTCAATCAGGTGGTCCAGGCCTGCGGTCAGGAGAATCAGGTCTTTCGCATCGACCATTACCTGGGCAAGGAAACGGTCCAGAACATCATGGTTCTGCGCTTTGCCAACACGATCTTCGAGCCGATCTGGAATCGCAATTACATCTCCAGTGTTCAGATCACTGCCGCTGAAACCGTGGGTGTGGAGGAACGCGCCGGGTATTACGAGTCGGCCGGTGCCCTGCGGGACATGGTGCAGAACCACCTGACCCAGATGCTGGCGATCACCGCCATGGAACCGCCAGGACGCTTTGATCCGGAAGCGATCCGCAACGAAAAAGCCAAGGTGCTCCAGGCTGCTCGCCTGGCCGATGAGCTCGAACCCTGGAACTGCTGCATCCGTGGCCAATACGGACCCGGTGGTTCCGCGGAATCGCCCCTTGCCGGTTATCGCCATGAACCCGGTGTGAATCCCAACAGCACCACCGAGACCTACGTGGCGATGAAGCTGTTCATCGACAACTGGCGCTGGCAAGGGGTTCCGTTCTATGTGCGCACTGGCAAACGGCTGGCCAAGCGAACAAGTGAAGTGGTGCTCACCTTCCGTGAAGCACCGGTGCATCTCTTTGATGCAGCCACCGGAGGCCCCACCGCCAATCAGCTGATCCTGCGCATCCAGCCGGATGAGGGGGCTGAATTCCGCTTCGAGGTGAAATCACCCGGTTCTGGCATGCGCAGCCGGCCCATAGACATGGAGTTCTCCTACGATGAATCCTTCGGGGAGCCGTCCGATGAGGGCTATGTGCGGCTCCTGGCTGACGCCATGCTCAGCGACCCCACCCTGTTCACCCGCAGTGATGAGGTGGAGGCGGCGTGGCGGCTCTACACCCCGCTGCTGGAACTGATTGAAGACAGCCCCTGGCAGCTGCCGGTTCATCCCTATGAATCCCGCACCTGGGGGCCTGCCGCCGCGGATGCCCTGCTGGCAAAAGACGGACTGCTCTGGCGACGCCCCTGA
- a CDS encoding DUF4278 domain-containing protein — protein sequence MELTFLGNKYAKTETVSVRPTIQLKYMGKSYRTEQIKSVRNCVALTYRGVSYSKA from the coding sequence ATGGAACTCACTTTCTTGGGAAACAAATATGCAAAGACAGAAACAGTATCTGTAAGGCCAACCATTCAACTGAAATACATGGGGAAAAGCTATCGGACTGAGCAAATCAAATCCGTTCGCAATTGCGTTGCTCTGACCTACCGGGGCGTCTCGTACTCCAAAGCCTGA